A DNA window from Daucus carota subsp. sativus chromosome 3, DH1 v3.0, whole genome shotgun sequence contains the following coding sequences:
- the LOC108210430 gene encoding putative glucose-6-phosphate 1-epimerase, which translates to MISDADGSSRIILSEPTGSTAEVHLFGGQVTSWKNGQREELLYMSSKSVRKPPKGMRGGIPMCFPQIGNLGLLEQHGFARNRLWSVDKDPSPLPPASNQSTVDLISKSTEEDLKTWPHRFELRLRISITAGKLTLVPRVRNVDSKAFSFMFALRNYFSVSDISEVRVEGLETLDYLDNLQQGDRYTEQADAITFDGEIDRVYLSTPTKIAIIDHEKKRTIVLRKEGMVDAAVWNPWDKKAKALPDIGDEDYKTMLCVDSAAIETQIVLKPFEEWKGRQELSTVSSSYCSGQLDPRKVLHGLR; encoded by the exons ATGATTAGCGATGCTGATGGATCGTCCAGAATTATTTTGTCTGAGCCTACCGGATCGACAGCTGAG GTACATCTGTTTGGTGGGCAGGTTACTTCTTGGAAGAATGGACAAAGAGAAGAATTGCTCTATATGAGCAGCAAG TCAGTTCGGAAACCACCCAAGGGCATGAGAGGCGGTATACCTATGTGCTTCCCACAG ATTGGAAATTTGGGCCTACTGGAGCAACATGGATTTGCAAGGAACAGATTGTGGTCAGTGGATAAAGATCCTTCACCCTTGCCTCCAGCAAGTAATCAATCTACAGTAGATCTTATATCAAAATCAACTGAAGAAGATCTAAAGACTTGGCCGCATAG ATTTGAGTTGCGGCTTCGTATTTCTATTACTGCTGGAAAACTCACTCTGGTCCCTCGAGTTAGGAATGTAGATAGCAAGGCCTTCTCATTTATGTTTGCGCTGCGTAATTACTTCTCCGTATCAGACATCAG TGAAGTACGAGTCGAGGGACTAGAGACACTTGACTACTTAGATAATCTGCAGCAGGGGGATAGGTATACAGAACAGGCAGATGCTATTACCTTTGACGGCGAG ATTGATCGAGTTTATTTGAGTACACCAACGAAGATTGCCATAATAGACCATGAGAAGAAGAGAACTATTGTGTTACGTAAAGAAGGCATGGTGGATGCAG CTGTTTGGAATCCTTGGGACAAAAAAGCCAAGGCTCTACCAGATATAGGTGATGAGGACTACAAAACAATGTTGTGTGTGGATTCTGCTGCTATTGAAACACAAATAGTTTTGAAGCCATTTGAAGAGTGGAAGGGCCGTCAAGAGCTCTCTACAGTGTCCTCCAGTTATTGCAGTGGGCAATTGGATCCTAGAAAGGTCCTTCATGGCCTGCGTTGA
- the LOC108210428 gene encoding SUPPRESSOR OF GAMMA RESPONSE 1, producing METKVESIPPSDKQMIDSGEGLICSNCCCSLDCADVLQEWTNLPPGVKFDPTDAELLDHLAAKCRVGNQRSNMYLDKFIITLQEEGGICYTHPENLPGIKKDGSNAHYFHKSMNAYASGKRKRRKIQSEDSVRWHKTGKTKPVMENGVTKGHRKILVLYTTAPNNRKAVKSNWVMHQYHLGTEDDENEGEFVVSKVFYQQKNVKVVDNLIAKEESVHPDIYISSPRKQEENTKNDWTIDIVKTPAQEVEAIKTIPHTSPSRSQSITETEFPSWSAGEICKPSLCKEDMLGGIAGMTEEVYIRVDSPMYPDFFEELQQYLDGRGNRKDEVLIECNDVTSHSRE from the exons ATGGAAACAAAAGTCGAATCTATTCCTCCTTCTGATAAGCAAATGATAGACTCTGGGGAAGGCCTTATATGTTCAAATTGTTGTTGTTCCCTTGATTGCGCAGAT GTGCTTCAGGAATGGACTAATTTGCCACCTGGTGTAAAATTTGATCCGACAGATGCTGAGCTGCTGGATCATCTAGCAGCTAAATGCAGAGTAGGGAATCAACGATCGAATATGTATCTTGATAAGTTCATCATCACACTTCAGGAGGAAGGTGGAATTTGCTACACGCATCCTGAAAATCTACCAG GTATTAAGAAAGACGGAAGCAATGCACATTACTTCCATAAATCTATGAATGCATATGCCTCTGGCAAAAGGAAACGTCGTAAAATTCAAAGTGAAGATTCTGTTAGATGGCACAAAACAGGTAAAACCAAACCTGTGATGGAGAATGGTGTAACGAAGGGTCATAGGAAGATCTTGGTTCTTTATACTACTGCTCCAAACAATCGCAAGGCTGTCAAATCTAACTGGGTGATGCATCAGTATCATCTCGGAactgaggatgatgaaaatgaaggtgaatttgtggtttcaaaagtgttttatcAACAGAAGAATGTGAAGGTGGTTGATAATCTTATAGCCAAAGAGGAATCGGTTCATccagatatatatatttcaagtcCACGCAAGCAAGAAGAGAATACTAAAAATGATTGGACGATAGATATTGTAAAGACACCAGCACAG GAAGTAGAAGCCATTAAGACGATACCTCATACTTCTCCATCTAGATCTCAATCCATAACTGAGACAGAGTTCCCCTCTTGGTCAGCTG GAGAAATTTGTAAGCCTTCACTTTGCAAAGAGGACATGCTAGGTGGAATTGCAGGAATGACTGAAGAAGTGTATATTCGGGTGGATAGTCCGATGTATCCTGATTTTTTTGAG GAATTGCAGCAATATTTAGATGGTCGAGGAAATAGGAAAGATGAAGTGTTGATAGAGTGCAATGATGTCACTTCACATAGCCGTGAATGA